A single Brevundimonas sp. SL130 DNA region contains:
- a CDS encoding exodeoxyribonuclease III, producing the protein MTLRLATWNINSVRLRIDQVARFVAEKAPDVLLLQEIKCTTDQFPRAAFEEMGMPHLRVAGQKGWHGVAIASRLPLEDSDTFQVCKLGHARCVSARVAGIDVQNFYIPAGGDIPDRALNPKFDHKMDFYEQLTAIVAKQDKSRPLVMAGDFNIAPGEGDVFNHRYMSKIVSHTPIEVETLNRLQETGGFADVLRDRFPEPQKLASWWSYRAADFRKSNRGLRLDHIWTSPGLTPAVIKDTARIHDDVREWDRPSDHAPVTVDLDV; encoded by the coding sequence ATGACTCTTCGCCTCGCTACCTGGAACATCAACTCCGTCCGTCTGCGCATCGATCAGGTGGCCCGGTTCGTCGCCGAGAAGGCTCCTGACGTCCTGCTGTTGCAGGAGATCAAATGCACGACGGACCAGTTTCCGCGCGCCGCCTTCGAGGAGATGGGGATGCCTCATCTACGGGTGGCGGGCCAGAAGGGCTGGCACGGGGTGGCCATCGCCTCGCGCCTGCCGCTTGAGGACAGCGACACCTTCCAGGTCTGCAAGCTGGGCCACGCCCGTTGCGTCTCGGCGCGGGTCGCCGGGATCGACGTGCAGAATTTCTACATTCCCGCCGGCGGCGACATTCCGGATCGAGCGCTGAACCCGAAGTTCGATCACAAGATGGACTTCTATGAGCAGCTGACCGCCATCGTCGCCAAACAGGACAAGTCGCGCCCCCTGGTCATGGCCGGCGACTTCAACATCGCCCCGGGCGAGGGCGACGTGTTCAACCATCGCTACATGTCCAAGATCGTCAGCCACACCCCGATTGAGGTGGAGACCCTGAATCGGCTGCAGGAAACGGGCGGGTTCGCCGACGTGCTGCGCGACCGCTTCCCCGAACCGCAGAAACTGGCCAGCTGGTGGAGCTATCGCGCGGCGGATTTCCGCAAGTCCAACCGCGGCCTGCGTCTGGACCACATCTGGACCTCGCCGGGCCTGACGCCGGCCGTGATCAAGGACACCGCCCGGATCCACGACGACGTTCGCGAATGGGACCGCCCGTCGGACCATGCACCGGTGACGGTCGATCTGGACGTGTGA
- a CDS encoding PLP-dependent aminotransferase family protein, translated as MSPRSIGLPSLVRHLGVWRTPGAGATYRQLAAAVRLLILDGRLPLAVRLPGEREVAQALGLSRTTVSSAYGRLRDDGFLVGGQGEGARTSLPAGPRPRLAAPPQSPATGVIDLTAAVLPADPNVHAAYVRALERLPANLPGHGYEPAGLEELREAVAQGYRRRGLATSPGQILITHGAHNGLVHLLRLAVRPGVPVVFDHPTYPQAIDAILAAGGRPTPVALPDDDGADGWDVDGLVSACRRSGAPMAYLVLDHNNPTGRMMRAPDRARLLAGLKGSETLLVLDETLVELTLSGPPALTASAVDAPRVVRLGSMSKSVWGGLRIGWIRADRAVIQRLAQSRASFDLGVPILEQLAAVELLNDGGAALSARRPLLRARRDHLRARLTQHLPDWSCPRPAGGLTLWVQLPAPISSSLTVQAATQGLILAAGPRFGVDGAFERRLRLPYTLPESELDEAVGRLARAAKALGRRKSIAPAASKPAAVY; from the coding sequence ATGTCTCCCCGTTCGATAGGTCTTCCCTCGCTTGTCCGCCATCTGGGCGTCTGGCGCACGCCCGGCGCCGGCGCGACCTATCGACAGCTGGCGGCGGCGGTACGACTTCTGATTCTCGACGGCCGTCTGCCGCTGGCGGTTCGGCTGCCGGGCGAGCGAGAAGTGGCGCAGGCCCTGGGTTTGAGCCGTACGACCGTCTCGTCCGCCTATGGACGACTGAGGGATGACGGGTTCCTGGTCGGCGGTCAGGGCGAAGGCGCGCGGACCAGCCTGCCGGCCGGGCCTCGCCCCCGTCTGGCGGCGCCGCCCCAATCGCCGGCGACGGGGGTGATCGACCTGACGGCGGCCGTTCTCCCGGCCGACCCCAATGTCCACGCCGCCTATGTGCGGGCGCTGGAGCGGCTTCCCGCCAATCTGCCCGGCCATGGCTATGAGCCGGCGGGCCTCGAAGAACTCCGCGAGGCCGTGGCCCAGGGCTACCGGCGACGCGGGTTGGCGACGTCGCCGGGCCAGATCCTGATCACCCACGGGGCCCACAACGGCCTGGTTCATCTGTTGCGCCTGGCTGTTCGACCCGGCGTCCCGGTGGTGTTCGACCATCCCACCTACCCCCAGGCGATCGACGCCATACTCGCGGCGGGCGGCCGGCCGACGCCGGTCGCCTTGCCTGACGACGACGGCGCGGACGGCTGGGACGTGGACGGCCTGGTCTCGGCCTGTCGACGCAGCGGCGCGCCCATGGCCTATCTGGTGCTGGACCACAATAATCCAACGGGTCGGATGATGCGGGCCCCGGACCGCGCTCGGCTTCTGGCCGGGTTGAAGGGGTCAGAGACCCTGCTGGTGCTGGACGAGACCCTGGTCGAACTGACCCTCAGCGGCCCGCCGGCGCTCACCGCCTCCGCCGTGGACGCTCCGCGCGTGGTGCGGCTGGGCTCCATGTCCAAGAGCGTCTGGGGCGGTCTGCGCATCGGCTGGATCCGCGCCGACAGGGCCGTGATCCAGCGCCTGGCCCAAAGCCGCGCCAGCTTCGATCTGGGCGTGCCGATTCTGGAGCAATTGGCCGCCGTGGAGCTGTTGAACGACGGCGGCGCGGCTCTGTCGGCGCGGCGGCCTCTGCTGCGCGCGCGACGCGACCATCTGCGGGCGCGCCTGACGCAGCACCTGCCGGACTGGTCCTGCCCTCGACCCGCCGGCGGTCTGACGCTCTGGGTGCAGCTTCCCGCGCCGATCAGTTCGAGCCTGACGGTCCAGGCGGCCACGCAAGGCCTGATCCTGGCCGCCGGGCCGCGTTTTGGCGTGGACGGCGCCTTCGAACGCCGCCTACGCCTGCCTTACACCCTGCCGGAGAGCGAACTGGATGAGGCTGTGGGGCGGCTGGCAAGGGCGGCGAAGGCGCTCGGCCGGCGCAAATCAATAGCGCCGGCCGCCAGCAAGCCCGCCGCCGTCTATTAA
- a CDS encoding YczE/YyaS/YitT family protein yields the protein MTRRLAQLFAGLALYGLAIALIVRADLGLDPWDVLHQGVFERFAGPAGISFGLVVNLIGMAVLLLWIPLRQRPGIGTVANVLVIGTVANFGLDWIPSDLGLPLRAGLLGAGVVLNGVASGAYIGAGLGPGPRDGLMTGIVARTGWPVKWVRTAIELSVIALGWLLGGSVGVGTVIYAVTIGPLVHLFLPMFTIRSAVRRDPSSAG from the coding sequence ATGACTCGTCGCCTTGCCCAGCTCTTCGCCGGCCTCGCCCTCTATGGCTTGGCGATTGCCCTGATTGTTCGCGCCGATCTGGGGCTCGATCCCTGGGATGTTCTGCACCAGGGGGTGTTCGAGCGGTTTGCCGGCCCGGCCGGGATCAGCTTCGGCCTGGTGGTCAATCTGATCGGTATGGCCGTTCTGCTGCTGTGGATTCCCCTGCGCCAGCGGCCTGGAATAGGGACTGTGGCCAATGTTCTGGTGATCGGCACAGTCGCGAATTTCGGCCTGGACTGGATCCCGTCTGACCTGGGCCTACCGCTCCGGGCGGGCTTGCTGGGCGCGGGCGTCGTGCTGAACGGCGTCGCCAGCGGGGCCTATATCGGCGCGGGTCTTGGTCCGGGGCCGCGCGACGGCCTGATGACCGGCATCGTCGCGCGCACGGGCTGGCCGGTGAAATGGGTCCGGACCGCCATCGAGCTGAGCGTCATCGCCCTGGGCTGGCTATTGGGCGGCTCTGTCGGCGTCGGCACGGTGATCTACGCCGTGACCATCGGCCCCCTGGTCCATCTTTTCTTGCCGATGTTCACGATCCGTTCGGCCGTCCGACGCGACCCAAGCTCAGCAGGCTAA
- a CDS encoding type II toxin-antitoxin system VapC family toxin, translated as MRLKAPLLLDTCAALWTSTSDMELRDQAAEALIQADAQGVPIHLSPITAWEVAQLVARGRYALSVDPLIWFETLLAAGLTEAPLSPDILVAASYLPQSKGLRDPADRILAATARLRGWTLVTRDRPLLAYAEGGHIRALAC; from the coding sequence GTGCGACTGAAGGCTCCGCTTTTGCTGGACACCTGTGCGGCGCTCTGGACCTCGACTTCCGATATGGAATTGCGAGATCAGGCTGCCGAGGCCTTGATTCAGGCCGATGCGCAAGGCGTGCCCATCCATCTTTCTCCGATCACCGCCTGGGAAGTCGCACAACTGGTCGCCAGGGGCAGATATGCCTTGTCCGTCGATCCGTTGATTTGGTTCGAGACGCTTCTTGCGGCCGGATTGACGGAGGCGCCGCTCAGTCCGGACATTCTCGTGGCGGCGTCCTATCTGCCGCAGTCCAAGGGGTTGAGGGACCCGGCGGATCGAATTCTGGCGGCGACGGCCCGTCTGCGCGGCTGGACCCTCGTGACACGAGATCGCCCGCTGCTCGCTTATGCCGAAGGCGGCCATATCCGCGCCTTAGCCTGCTGA
- a CDS encoding DUF7662 domain-containing protein: MGKYEPLTRYLADRPTAEVPMTFSEIERVLGAALPASKQYPAWWSNNPSNNVMTRAWLEAGFQTERVDIGREKLVFRRIRPEDRQNPSSARPNILERIRHRLAGTVTIPPGVDVTQPTGDVWAAECD; the protein is encoded by the coding sequence GTGGGAAAATATGAACCCCTGACGCGTTACCTGGCGGATCGGCCGACCGCTGAAGTGCCGATGACCTTTTCCGAGATCGAACGAGTTCTCGGCGCGGCCCTGCCGGCTTCAAAGCAATATCCGGCGTGGTGGAGCAACAATCCATCCAACAACGTCATGACGAGGGCCTGGCTCGAAGCCGGGTTCCAGACCGAGCGGGTGGATATCGGCCGGGAAAAGCTGGTGTTCCGTCGTATTCGTCCGGAGGATCGACAGAACCCTTCGTCGGCGAGGCCGAATATTCTGGAGCGGATTCGTCACCGTTTGGCCGGAACCGTCACCATTCCTCCCGGTGTGGACGTGACGCAGCCAACGGGTGATGTCTGGGCCGCCGAGTGCGACTGA
- a CDS encoding response regulator transcription factor, with protein sequence MPTPKTILIIDDDDDLREALAEQLNLHEEFKTQQASTATDGVRMGREIRADLILLDVDLPDMDGREACRLLRKDGVSTPVIMLTAQSADADAILGLDAGANDYVTKPFRFAVLLARIRAHLRSHEQSEDAVFSIGPYEFRPAAKVLMDAKGKKVRLTEKETNILKYLYRAGAKPVSREELLTEVWGYNAGVTTHTLETHIYRLRQKIEPEPGQARLLLTDAGGYRLQP encoded by the coding sequence ATGCCCACGCCCAAGACCATTCTGATCATCGACGACGACGACGACCTGCGCGAGGCCCTGGCCGAGCAGTTGAACCTCCACGAAGAGTTCAAGACCCAGCAGGCCTCCACCGCCACCGACGGCGTCCGCATGGGGCGCGAGATCCGCGCCGACCTGATCCTGCTGGACGTCGACCTGCCGGATATGGACGGCCGCGAGGCCTGCCGCCTGTTGCGCAAGGACGGGGTCTCGACCCCGGTCATCATGCTGACGGCCCAGTCCGCCGACGCCGACGCCATCCTGGGCCTAGACGCCGGCGCCAACGATTACGTCACCAAGCCTTTCCGGTTCGCCGTCCTGCTGGCCCGCATCCGCGCCCATCTGCGCAGCCACGAACAGTCGGAAGACGCGGTCTTCTCCATCGGCCCCTACGAGTTCCGCCCGGCCGCCAAGGTTCTGATGGACGCCAAGGGCAAGAAGGTCCGGCTGACGGAAAAAGAAACTAACATCCTGAAATACCTCTACCGCGCCGGGGCCAAGCCGGTGTCGCGCGAGGAACTGCTGACCGAGGTCTGGGGCTACAACGCCGGCGTCACCACCCACACGCTGGAAACCCACATCTATCGTCTGCGCCAGAAGATCGAGCCCGAGCCGGGTCAGGCCCGCCTGCTGCTGACCGACGCCGGCGGGTATCGACTGCAACCTTGA